From a single Streptomyces liliifuscus genomic region:
- a CDS encoding CbrC family protein yields the protein MAEPTFRYHPDPLASGSALRTDHVCSVCGLDRQIRYQGPVYGRQPDSLCLHCIQSGAASLALSISGGGDGDSDMSAMFSDAVDVPDDVPLSVVEEITRRTPGFAGWQQETWLYHCGDGAAFLGPAGYRELEAYPEALVMLRADHRRYGWSPTDTEEFLRGLDRTGEPTAYLFRCLHCNTSLASWDIG from the coding sequence GTGGCAGAGCCGACCTTTCGATACCACCCCGATCCGCTGGCCTCCGGGTCCGCGTTGCGCACCGACCATGTCTGCAGTGTCTGTGGCCTGGATCGCCAGATCCGCTATCAAGGACCTGTCTACGGTCGGCAACCAGATTCCCTCTGCCTTCACTGCATCCAGTCCGGGGCAGCGTCGCTGGCCCTGAGCATCTCAGGCGGAGGCGATGGGGACTCCGACATGTCTGCGATGTTCAGCGATGCAGTTGACGTCCCCGACGACGTGCCGCTGTCGGTCGTCGAAGAAATCACCCGACGCACTCCCGGCTTTGCGGGTTGGCAGCAGGAGACCTGGCTGTACCACTGTGGCGACGGCGCGGCCTTTCTCGGCCCTGCCGGGTATCGCGAGCTTGAGGCCTACCCAGAGGCCCTCGTCATGCTCCGTGCAGATCACCGGCGTTACGGCTGGTCGCCGACAGATACCGAGGAGTTCTTGCGGGGGCTGGACCGCACTGGCGAGCCAACCGCATACCTGTTCCGCTGCTTGCACTGCAACACGAGCCTGGCATCTTGGGACATCGGCTGA
- a CDS encoding SDR family NAD(P)-dependent oxidoreductase — MKRFEGQTVIVTGGSGGMGSSHVQGYYAEGANVVIAGRDDDAGRDLAAQLGHRALSVHLDVASEDDWAAAVREVEGHFGPVTILVNNAGVQNPAAPIEHTELRSWEHTFSVNVTGQFLGIRAVAPSMRRGGGGTVVNIASTMAHVGTAFYAPYTASKWAVRGLTKTAALELGRDNIRVNSIHPGVVSTPLINEPTVAGQPAIADFYSPDPFAIPRLAEPADITRLLLFITSQDASFATGSEFVLDGGLLLGPALRPEADIAA; from the coding sequence ATGAAACGCTTTGAGGGCCAGACCGTCATAGTCACGGGCGGCAGCGGGGGCATGGGCAGCAGCCATGTGCAGGGCTACTACGCCGAGGGAGCCAACGTCGTCATCGCCGGCCGCGACGACGACGCCGGCCGCGATCTCGCCGCTCAGCTCGGTCATCGGGCTCTGTCCGTTCACCTGGATGTCGCCAGCGAGGACGACTGGGCGGCGGCTGTGCGAGAAGTCGAAGGCCACTTCGGGCCGGTCACCATCCTGGTGAACAACGCGGGCGTCCAGAACCCTGCGGCCCCTATCGAGCACACCGAACTCCGCAGCTGGGAGCACACCTTCAGCGTCAATGTCACCGGACAGTTCCTCGGTATCAGGGCCGTGGCTCCGTCGATGCGCAGGGGCGGTGGCGGAACCGTCGTCAACATCGCCTCGACCATGGCCCACGTTGGCACGGCCTTCTACGCCCCCTACACCGCCAGCAAGTGGGCCGTGCGCGGACTGACCAAAACGGCCGCGCTGGAGCTGGGACGGGACAACATCCGGGTCAACTCCATCCACCCCGGTGTCGTCTCCACACCGCTGATCAATGAACCCACCGTCGCAGGCCAGCCGGCCATCGCCGACTTCTATTCGCCCGACCCCTTCGCCATTCCCCGCCTGGCCGAACCTGCCGACATCACCCGCCTGCTGCTCTTCATCACCTCCCAGGACGCATCCTTCGCCACGGGCTCGGAATTCGTCCTGGACGGTGGTCTGCTGCTCGGCCCTGCCCTCCGACCCGAGGCCGACATCGCAGCTTGA
- a CDS encoding TetR/AcrR family transcriptional regulator: MTAQPSEYHRRVAAQKRTSIIEAATKLFLDSGYDGTSLARIAEAAGVSRATLFKQFSTKAALFEAIVTEHWKIDDEEAPSPEPGNLRAGLETIGHRYVALLTQPGMAALFRIVIAEVPRFPELGETQFKLGKMPYFESVRRYLAAENAAGTALLDDAEMAATQFLGMISNYVFWPRMLLARWEPDDSSVMNAVDQAVLTMVARYGAPGPHRA, translated from the coding sequence ATGACGGCACAGCCTTCGGAATACCACCGGCGCGTGGCAGCGCAGAAGCGGACGTCCATCATCGAGGCAGCGACGAAGCTGTTCCTCGACTCCGGCTACGACGGCACCTCGCTGGCCCGCATCGCCGAGGCGGCCGGAGTGTCGAGGGCGACTCTGTTCAAGCAGTTCAGCACCAAGGCGGCCCTGTTCGAGGCGATCGTCACCGAACACTGGAAGATCGACGACGAGGAGGCGCCTTCCCCCGAGCCAGGCAACCTCCGCGCAGGGCTTGAGACCATCGGACACCGATACGTGGCGCTTCTCACCCAGCCCGGCATGGCCGCCCTCTTCCGCATCGTCATCGCCGAAGTACCGCGCTTCCCGGAGCTCGGCGAGACCCAGTTCAAGCTCGGCAAGATGCCCTACTTCGAATCGGTCCGGCGCTACCTGGCGGCGGAAAACGCCGCCGGTACAGCCCTGCTTGACGATGCGGAGATGGCAGCGACCCAATTCCTCGGGATGATCTCCAACTACGTGTTCTGGCCGCGGATGCTGCTCGCCCGCTGGGAGCCCGACGACTCCTCCGTCATGAACGCGGTCGATCAAGCGGTGCTGACCATGGTCGCCCGATACGGCGCGCCGGGGCCTCACCGCGCCTGA
- a CDS encoding DUF6355 family natural product biosynthesis protein, producing the protein MCVKPGLTRLGTWPDVTGAAYTGRLCWAG; encoded by the coding sequence ATGTGCGTGAAGCCCGGTCTGACCCGGCTCGGTACGTGGCCCGACGTCACGGGGGCGGCGTACACCGGCAGGCTCTGCTGGGCCGGGTAG